A genome region from Brassica oleracea var. oleracea cultivar TO1000 chromosome C2, BOL, whole genome shotgun sequence includes the following:
- the LOC106323646 gene encoding uncharacterized protein LOC106323646, producing MIDRSDVEEVAEDNLESVNSSVSYSDESSELIECGSYPSVVGQSKKFGDNARGSKKTPFVSRMWKAISNLRDLAMVETRNQEKTMLELVEEIRAGQENQTNEFRQRIDSLDERYNKLERLVFEHVSQIQAQGKQQFNDTGGSQMMDPTSAESTRPPDPPNLQRFRQYTPGDRSTPPQNTLSNRLTKLTFPAFDGTEFRDWICRCEQFFDIDNTAPKLKVRLAAMHMIGKALQWHRNYLAEQFGIFPSWTNYIIALSGRFNGLFDDPLADLVALKQGTDSVPEYLEKFENARTRLSLPEAHALSIFLTNMNPHLSLHVRQFGPTSLSDAARIASLHESSLAATPQRSYRAPFNPSQQQKNYGAPYKQQTPLLPAPELPNHTTKPTFIPKSNTDRPARKFSYQEMQDRRAKGLCMFCDEAFTPGHQLKHKRSQIFVMECEDEDDDEDPLLENEKITDLTDEEAQAEPTPVISVNALSGSTTFNCMRVIGKYGKRKLYILVDPGSTHNFLDIKVAHELGCKLDASNPMSVAAANGNNMIRKYKCNNFTWSVQGYSFTTEIRTLPLDCCELVLGVQWLSTLGPILWDFLNLIMEFNLNGLKHVLRGVTKSGCKLIKGARLNNLMLQQPQIALLQIREVDTSETTSPLVPESLFSHISAPKSELSDDPLLQSLISSYSDLFEEPTNLPPFREGFDHTIPLKADANPVNLRPYRYSSLQKDAIDEMLKDMLQQGIIQCRNSPYASPIVLVKKKDGGWRLCVDYRGLNTQIVKNKYPIPLLEDLLDELGGAVYFSKLDLRAGFHQLRMSPNDVYKTAFKSHAGHYEYLVMPFGLSNAPCTFQSLMNHVFKDISRKFLLVFFDDILVYSPDWETHMIHLQEVFSILRQQQLYLKASKCTFGATKIEYLGHFIEAKGVSTDPAKVDDIKRWPTPNSIKQLRSFLGLANYYRRFIRGYNILSRPLTTLLQKGGFIWSPEADTALDNLKDALSSALVLALPDFNKTFVVETDACNTGIGAVLMQEGHPICYISRALGPRQQALSVYEKELMVVVFAVQTWSAYLAHPPFIIKTDQKSLKYMMEHNATTPFQHMWLSKLMGYDFEVQYKLGKENVAADALSRVSELSSWPEAHGLPRLFPPLM from the exons ATGATTGATAGGTCTGATGTGGAAGAAGTTGCTGAAGATAATCTTGAATCTGTGAACAGTTCAGTGTCATACTCAGATGAGAGCAGCGAATTGATAGAATGTGGAAGTTATCCTTCAGTTGTTGGACAGTCGAAAAAGTTTGGAGACAATGCTCGAGGTTCCAAGAAAACACCCTTTGTATCAAGAATGTGGAA AGCCATCTCGAACCTCAGGGATCTAGCTATGGTGGAAACACGTAACCAAGAGAAGACGATGCTCGAGCTGGTCGAGGAGATCCGCGCAGGTCAAGAAAACCAGACAAACGAGTTCCGTCAACGTATTGACTCACTCGACGAACGCTACAACAAACTTGAAAGACTCGTCTTTGAACACGTTTCTCAAATCCAGGCGCAAGGGAAACAACAGTTCAACGACACTGGTGGGTCTCAGATGATGGATCCGACCTCAGCGGAGTCAACCCGACCCCCAGATCCCCCAAATCTCCAGCGATTCCGTCAGTACACACCCGGCGACCGTTCAACCCCACCTCAGAATACTCTCTCCAACAGGCTGACAAAGCTGACCTTCCCAGCCTTTGATGGTACGGAGTTTCGTGACTGGATCTGTCGTTGCGAACAGTTCTTCGACATTGATAACACAGCCCCCAAGTTGAAAGTCCGACTTGCTGCTATGCATATGATCGGCAAGGCCCTTCAATGGCACAGGAACTACTTAGCTGAGCAGTTTGGGATCTTTCCATCTTGGACAAACTACATCATCGCGCTCTCAGGTAGATTCAACGGCCTCTTCGATGACCCTCTGGCGGATCTCGTCGCGTTGAAACAAGGCACTGACTCTGTTCCCGAGTATCTGGAGAAGTTCGAGAACGCAAGAACCCGACTTTCCTTACCAGAAGCTCATGCCTTAAGCATCTTTCTGACAAACATGAACCCCCACCTGTCACTCCATGTTCGTCAGTTTGGCCCTACATCTCTATCTGATGCTGCAAGAATAGCTAGCCTACACGAGTCTTCTTTGGCTGCTACTCCTCAGCGCTCCTACAGGGCTCCCTTCAATCCTTCTCAACAGCAGAAAAACTATGGTGCTCCGTACAAACAACAAACACCACTGTTACCTGCTCCTGAGCTACCAAACCATACCACTAAACCTACTTTCATCCCCAAGAGCAACACTGATAGACCTGCTCGCAAGTTCTCTTACCAGGAGATGCAAGATCGCAGAGCCAAGGGACTCTGTATGTTTTGTGATGAAGCTTTCACACCGGGGCATCAACTAAAACACAAAAGATCTCAGATTTTTGTCATGGAATGCGAAGATGAGGATGACGATGAGGACCCCTTGCTCGAGAATGAGAAAATCACTGATCTCACTGATGAGGAAGCTCAAGCTGAGCCCACTCCAGTTATATCTGTCAATGCTCTCAGTGGCTCCACCACATTTAACTGCATGAGAGTTATTGGGAAGTATGGAAAGCGAAAGCTTTACATACTGGTAGATCCGGGAAGCACACATAACTTCTTGGATATCAAAGTTGCTCACGAACTTGGGTGCAAACTCGACGCCTCCAACCCCATGTCTGTCGCCGCAGCCAACGGTAACAACATGATTAGGAAGTACAAATGCAACAATTTCACTTGGTCAGTGCAAGGGTATTCTTTCACCACTGAAATAAGGACACTCCCACTCGACTGTTGTGAACTTGTATTGGGTGTTCAGTGGCTATCAACACTCGGACCAATCTTATGGGATTTCCTGAATTTAATAATGGAGTTCAACCTCAACGGTCTCAAGCATGTGCTGCGCGGAGTAACTAAATCAGGTTGCAAACTGATCAAAGGAGCAAGGCTCAACAACCTGATGCTACAACAACCACAGATTGCCTTGCTACAGATCCGGGAAGTAGATACCTCTGAAACTACCTCTCCACTTGTTCCAGAGTCTCTCTTTTCCCACATCTCAGCGCCCAAGAGCGAGCTATCTGACGATCCACTCCTGCAGTCACTTATATCCTCATACTCTGACCTGTTCGAGGAACCTACGAATCTCCCTCCATTCAGAGAAGGCTTTGACCATACGATCCCGTTGAAAGCTGATGCAAATCCCGTGAACCTTAGACCCTACAGGTACTCCTCCTTACAGAAAGATGCTATTGATGAAATGTTGAAAGACATGCTCCAACAGGGAATCATCCAGTGCAGAAACAGTCCGTATGCATCACCTATTGTGCTCGTGAAGAAAAAGGACGGCGGCTGGCGTCTCTGTGTCGACTACAGAGGCCTTAACACCCAAATAGTTAAGAATAAATATCCAATACCTCTGCTAGAAGACCTTCTTGATGAATTAGGTGGAGCAGTCTACTTCTCTAAGCTTGACCTCCGCGCCGGGTTTCATCAGTTGAGGATGTCTCCTAATGATGTGTATAAGACTGCTTTCAAGTCCCACGCAGGCCACTATGAGTACCTGGTTATGCCCTTTGGCCTCTCCAACGCACCTTGTACTTTTCAGAGCCTCATGAACCATGTTTTCAAAGACATTTCAAGGAAATTCCTCCTAGTGTTCTTTGACGACATCTTGGTTTACAGTCCAGATTGGGAAACTCATATGATTCACCTTCAAGAAGTGTTCTCCATCCTACGCCAACAGCAGCTCTATCTTAAAGCTTCGAAATGCACATTTGGAGCCACAAAGATTGAGTACTTGGGGCACTTCATTGAGGCAAAAGGAGTAAGCACTGATCCAGCTAAGGTGGACGATATCAAACGCTGGCCAACCCCTAATTCTATAAAGCAATTGAGGAGCTTTCTTGGACTAGCTAACTACTACAGACGCTTTATCAGAGGATACAATATACTGTCTCGCCCTCTCACTACACTGCTGCAGAAAGGCGGTTTCATTTGGAGTCCTGAAGCTGATACTGCACTTGACAACCTTAAGGATGCTCTCAGCTCTGCTCTTGTTCTTGCTCTACCGGATTTCAACAAAACCTTTGTTGTAGAAACGGATGCTTGCAACACGGGAATTGGTGCAGTACTTATGCAAGAAGGTCACCCAATCTGCTACATCAGTCGTGCTCTAGGTCCTCGACAGCAAGCACTTTCAGTCTACGAGAAGGAGTTAATGGTTGTCGTCTTTGCTGTTCAGACATGGAGTGCATATCTCGCACATCCCCCTTTCATCATCAAAACAGACCAAAAAAGTCTCAAATATATGATGGAACATAACGCTACTACTCCATTCCAACATATGTGGCTTTCTAAGCTCATGGGATATGATTTCGAGGTGCAGTACAAGCTTGGGAAAGAAAATGTGGCCGCAGACGCTCTCTCTCGAGTCTCGG AGTTATCATCGTGGCCGGAAGCTCACGGACTTCCGAGATTGTTTCCTCCACTTATGTAA
- the LOC106323647 gene encoding uncharacterized protein LOC106323647 — protein sequence MALAVVEAARKLRPYFQSHSVEVLTDQPLRTILQNTNRSGRLTKWAIELGELDITYKNRTGANSNWTLHVDGSSTNKGAGAGVQLQSPTGELISQSFSFGFPASNNEAEYESLIAGLRLAKAVKAKRLSAYCDSQLVASQFSGDYEARNDRKDAYLKIVQSLTAEFEFFELIKVPRGENVCADALAAVGSKLRDQVKRTIPIHRIEKPSIDIPNDQTLVAPVIEPTTPDDDRFGPDWRTEFIDYLSKGELPNDKWEARRLKTRSAHYVVLDDELHRWTASKLLLKCIHGDETVRVMAETHEGAGGNHSGGRALAIKVRSLGFFWPTMNADYCESYARSCDKCQRHAPSIHCPTEMLRTTTAPYPFMRWAMDIIGPLPCSRQRRFILVLTDYFTKWIEAEAYAQVTDKEFRGNFKEFCGKWNIRLSPSTPRYPQGSTKSTPFSLAYGVEAMYPAEVNVSSLRRSKMPQYVELNKEMLLDALDEIEERRDQALLCIQNYQHQIES from the exons ATGGCTTTAGCAGTTGTCGAGGCAGCAAGAAAGCTTCGACCGTATTTCCAGTCACATTCAGTGGAAGTACTTACTGATCAACCTCTCCGAACTATACTCCAAAACACCAACAGATCTGGCAGACTCACGAAGTGGGCCATCGAACTCGGCGAGCTCGATATTACCTACAAGAACCGCACAGGGGCGAA CTCAAACTGGACGCTGCACGTCGATGGATCATCGACCAACAAGGGAGCAGGAGCCGGAGTCCAACTGCAGTCCCCGACCGGAGAACTAATCAGTCAGTCTTTTAGCTTTGGCTTTCCCGCGTCAAACAACGAAGCCGAATACGAATCTCTGATCGCTGGACTCCGCTTAGCAAAAGCCGTAAAAGCTAAACGACTAAGCGCCTATTGCGACTCTCAATTAGTCGCCAGTCAATTCAGCGGCGACTACGAAGCCCGCAACGACCGAAAGGATGCCTATCTCAAAATAGTGCAAAGCCTGACGGCAGAGTTCGAGTTCTTCGAACTCATCAAAGTTCCCAGAGGTGAAAACGTCTGCGCCGACGCCCTCGCGGCCGTTGGCAGCAAGCTTCGTGACCAAGTTAAACGAACCATCCCGATACATCGCATCGAGAAACCAAGCATCGATATTCCTAACGACCAAACCCTCGTTGCCCCGGTCATCGAACCCACTACTCCAGATGACGACAGATTTGGTCCTGATTGGAGAACTGAGTTTATCGACTACCTCTCGAAGGGAGAACTCCCAAACGACAAATGGGAAGCTCGCCGACTAAAAACACGCAGCGCCCACTACGTCGTTCTTGACGATGAACTACACCGCTGGACCGCGAGTAAACTACTCCTAAAATGCATTCATGGCGACGAGACAGTAAGGGTTATGGCAGAGACGCACGAAGGCGCTGGCGGAAATCATTCGGGCGGACGTGCATTAGCAATCAAAGTAAGGAGCTTGGGCTTCTTCTGGCCAACAATGAACGCAGATT ATTGCGAGTCTTACGCGAGAAGCTGCGACAAGTGCCAACGGCACGCACCTAGTATCCATTGTCCAACCGAAATGTTGCGAACAACCACCGCTCCATACCCGTTCATGCGATGGGCAATGGACATCATTGGACCACTTCCCTGCTCCCGCCAAAGACGCTTCATCCTCGTCCTCACCGACTATTTTACCAAATGGATCGAAGCTGAAGCATATGCTCAAGTCACAGACAAAGAATTCCGCG GCAACTTCAAGGAGTTCTGCGGCAAATGGAACATTCGACTAAGCCCCTCCACTCCTCGTTACCCGCAAG GATCGACTAAATCGACACCTTTCTCCCTCGCCTACGGTGTAGAAGCCATGTATCCCGCTGAAGTCAATGTTTCAAGCCTCCGACGCTCCAAGATGCCTCAATACGTCGAACTCAACAAGGAAATGCTACTCGACGCCCTTGATGAGATAGAAGAACGACGAGATCAAGCTCTGTTGTGCATCCAGAATTATCAACACCAGATCGAGAGTTAG